GATGAACTGGCGGCGGGGCTCCACCTCTTCGCCCATCAGCCGGGTGAACACGCTGTCGGCTTCCACCGCGTCCTCCATGGTCACCTGCAGCAGGGTGCGGGTGTCGGGGTCCATGGTGGTCTTCCACAGCTGCTCGGGGTTCATCTCGCCCAAACCCTTGTAGCGCTGCACGTGAATGCCGCGCTCGCTCTTGCCATCGCCGTCGCCGCCCTTGAAGCGGGCCAGGATGGTGTCGCGCTCGGCGTCGCTGTAGGCGTAGTGCTCCTGCTTGCCCTTCTTCACCAGGTACAGCGGCGGCTGGGCGATGTAGATGTAGCCCTCGTCCAGCAGCTGCCGCATCTGCCGGAAGAAGAAGGTCAGCAGCAGGGTGCGGATGTGGCTGCCGTCGACGTCGGCATCGGTCATGATGATGACCTTGTGGTACCGCGCGTTCGTCAGGCTGAACTCGTCGTCGCCGATGCCCGTGCCGATGGCGGTAATGATGGCGCGGATCTCGTCGTTGCTCAGCACCTTGTCGAAACGCGCCTTTTCGACGTTCAGGATCTTGCCCTTCAGCGGCAGGATGGCCTGGAACTCCCGCTTGCGCCCCTGCTTGGCGCTGCCGCCGGCGCTGTCGCCCTCCACGATGTACAGCTCGGTGAGCTCGGGGTTGCTCGACGAGCAGTCGGCCAGCTTGCCCGGCAGCACGCCCGTTTCCAGCGCGCTCTTCTTGCGGGTGAGGTCGCGCGCCTTGCGGGCGGCCTCGCGCGCACGGGCGGCCGAGATGGCCTTTTCGATGATCGCCCGGCCGATTCCCGGCGTTTCGTCAAGGAACTCGCTGAGCTTCTGGTTGACCACCGCCTCGACGGCGCCCTTCACCTCGCTGTTGCCCAGCTTGGTCTTGGTCTGCCCCTCGAACTGCGGCTCGCGCACCTTGACGCTGATGACGGCCGTCAATCCTTCGCGCACGTCGTCGCCGGAGAGCGCGTCGAGCCCGCCCTTCTTGAACAGGCCGGACTTGCGCGCGTACTCGTTGATGGAACGCGTGAGCGCCGCCTTGAACCCGGTGAGGTGGGTGCCGCCCTCGTGGGTGTTGATGTTGTTGACGAAGGTGAACGTGTTCTCGTTGTATCCGTCGTCGTACTGCAGGGCGATCTCGATCTCGGCCTCGGGGCGGCTGGCCTCGATGTAGATGACCTCGGCGTGCAGCGGCTTGCGGGTGCCGCGCAGGTGCTCCACGAACTCCCGCAGGCCGCCCTCGTAGTGGTACTCGTCCTTCCGCGTCTCCTGCCCCTCTTCCGTCCGCTCGTCGGAAAGCGAGATGAACACGCCCTTGTTCAGGA
This genomic stretch from Longimicrobium sp. harbors:
- the gyrB gene encoding DNA topoisomerase (ATP-hydrolyzing) subunit B, with protein sequence MSINGAESDYNAGQIQVLKGLEAVRKRPGMYIGSTSARGLHHLVYEVVDNSIDEALAGFADRVDVTIHADNSITVVDNGRGIPVGMHPTEGVPAVELALTVLHAGGKFENQEGGSYKVSGGLHGVGVSVVNALSEWLRLVVKREGHVHEMAFARGDKTQELTVTGDTTESGTTVTFKPDPQIFEETTYSFDTLSNRLRELAFLNKGVFISLSDERTEEGQETRKDEYHYEGGLREFVEHLRGTRKPLHAEVIYIEASRPEAEIEIALQYDDGYNENTFTFVNNINTHEGGTHLTGFKAALTRSINEYARKSGLFKKGGLDALSGDDVREGLTAVISVKVREPQFEGQTKTKLGNSEVKGAVEAVVNQKLSEFLDETPGIGRAIIEKAISAARAREAARKARDLTRKKSALETGVLPGKLADCSSSNPELTELYIVEGDSAGGSAKQGRKREFQAILPLKGKILNVEKARFDKVLSNDEIRAIITAIGTGIGDDEFSLTNARYHKVIIMTDADVDGSHIRTLLLTFFFRQMRQLLDEGYIYIAQPPLYLVKKGKQEHYAYSDAERDTILARFKGGDGDGKSERGIHVQRYKGLGEMNPEQLWKTTMDPDTRTLLQVTMEDAVEADSVFTRLMGEEVEPRRQFIEENARYVRFLDV